A genome region from Euphorbia lathyris chromosome 4, ddEupLath1.1, whole genome shotgun sequence includes the following:
- the LOC136226630 gene encoding putative ABC1 protein At2g40090: protein MATRSVWRARTKFAVAASAVFTGGAAATIASSEDPAMTVKLCTNVPVRLARDVITAASITFDYEYSLWGLPEGSLERSKAKHEVHLRSAHKLQELCFKNGGIYIKLGQHIGQLEYVVPQEYVQTMRASMLNKCPVSSYDQVCQVIKKELGATPDKIFDEFDPVPIASASLAQVHVARTTDGQKVAVKVQHTHMTDTAAADHATVELIVNTLHWFFPSFDYRWLVAEIRESIPQELDFLREAKNSVKCLHNFQKLSPDVAEYVYAPKVLWSLSTSKLLTMEFMDAAQVNDVKAIQGLGIQPHEVAKLVSKVFAEMMFKHGFVHCDPHAANLLVRPLPSGKKSILGKRKPQLILLDHGLYRELDFDARFNYAALWKALIFADANSIKEHSVKLGAGEDLYALFAGILTMKPWNRVVDSSIDHLVIRGNDSDRSELQMYASQYFPEISELLSRLPRVILMLLKTNDCLRSVNNSLLQGSSLETFFIIGKVSSEAIVEAKKSQRKSFFSRFDIWFEEILLGARLLGMQIALWLLQFRRALPGLN from the exons ATGGCAACACGGTCTGTATGGCGGGCTCGGACCAAGTTCGCGGTGGCGGCCTCCGCAGTTTTTACCGGCGGTGCCGCAGCAACTATCGCCTCTTCCGAAGATCCGGCGATGACTGTGAAACTCTGCACCAATGTCCCTGTCCGCCTGGCGCGCGATGTCATAACTGCTGCTTCCATTACCTTTG ATTATGAATACTCACTGTGGGGACTACCAGAAGGTAGTCTTGAGAGATCCAAAGCCAAACATGAGGTGCACCTAAGGTCAGCACATAAGCTTCAGGAGCTGTGTTTCAAAAATGGAGGAATATATATCAAGCTTGGGCAACATATTGGACAGCTG GAATATGTAGTCCCTCAGGAATATGTCCAGACTATGAGGGCGTCCATGCTGAACAAATGTCCTGTTTCTTCATATGATCAAGTTTGTCAGGTTATCAAGAAAGAGCTTGGAGCCACCCCGGATAAA ATTTTTGATGAATTTGATCCGGTTCCAATAGCAAGTGCTTCCCTAGCTCAAGTTCATGTTGCTCGCACTACTGATGGACAAAAAGTTGCTGTAAAG GTTCAGCACACTCATATGACAGATACTGCAGCTGCTGATCATGCCACTGTGGAATTGATTGTGAACACACTACACTGGTTTTTCCCTTCTTTCGATTACAG ATGGTTGGTTGCCGAAATTCGGGAGAGTATACCCCAG GAATTGGATTTTTTACGTGAGGCTAAGAATAGTGTGAAGTGTCTGCACAATTTTCAGAAGCTATCCCCAGATGTTGCAGAATATGTCTATGCACCAAAGGTTCTCTGGAGCTTAAGTACATCAAAGTTACTGACCATGGAATTTATGGATGCTGCACAAGTGAATGATGTCAAGGCAATTCAAGGACTTGGCATTCAACCTCATGAAGTTGCAAAATTA GTTAGTAAAGTATTTGCTGAGATGATGTTTAAGCATGGGTTTGTACACTGTGACCCGCATGCTGCTAACTTACTGGTTCGTCCTTTGCCTTCTGGTAAAAAAAGCATATTAG GCAAGAGAAAGCCACAATTGATTCTCTTGGACCATGGACTGTACAGGGAACTTGATTTCGATGCCAGATTTAATTATGCTGCTCTTTGGAAG GCACTAATATTTGCTGATGCAAATTCAATAAAGGAACATAGCGTTAAGTTGGGTGCTGGAGAAGACCTATATGCACTATTTGCAGGGATTCTTACTATGAAACCCTGGAATAGGGTTGTGGACTCATCAATTGACCATTTGGTCATACGTGGGAATGACAGCGACCGTTCGGAACTTCAG ATGTATGCATCTCAGTATTTCCCTGAAATCTCAGAGCTGCTAAGTAGGTTACCTCGTGTAATTTTGATGTTGCTCAAGACAAATGACTGTTTGCGTTCCGTGAATAATTCTCTG TTGCAGGGCTCTTCTCTTGAGACATTTTTCATTATTGGAAAAGTTTCGTCCGAGGCCATTGTTGAGGCAAAAAAGTCACAAAGAAAATCCTTCTTTAGTAGGTTCGATATATGGTTTGAGGAAATCTTGTTGGGAGCTCGACTTTTGGGAATGCAGATTGCGCTATGGCTTTTACAGTTCAGGAGAGCTTTGCCTGGTTTAAACTAG